The Nocardia arthritidis genome has a window encoding:
- a CDS encoding winged helix-turn-helix domain-containing protein → MPTHRSGETHVAEEMTSAQRTALYRSLAHPLRAQILDYLGKHSEANSATLAEVLHESTGTTSYHLRKLAELGLIEEIAEKSAGRERWWKSLPYGHTSPDPATMEPAEYAAAAHLAGLKTSRDIELYLRAMKEYSGPTGWAQVRRTGTYMTHEQWVAFIGEYHELVMRYATQRADAPEGARAMNIRFFAVPEDPA, encoded by the coding sequence ATGCCGACGCACAGGTCCGGAGAGACGCACGTAGCCGAAGAGATGACGAGCGCGCAGCGCACCGCGCTCTATCGCTCGCTCGCGCATCCGTTGCGTGCGCAGATCCTCGACTACCTCGGCAAACACAGTGAGGCGAATTCGGCGACGCTGGCCGAGGTGCTGCACGAGAGCACCGGCACCACCAGCTATCACCTGCGCAAACTCGCCGAACTCGGGCTGATCGAGGAGATCGCGGAGAAGTCGGCGGGCCGGGAACGCTGGTGGAAGTCGCTGCCCTACGGGCATACCTCGCCGGATCCGGCGACGATGGAACCGGCCGAATACGCCGCGGCGGCCCACCTCGCCGGGTTGAAAACCAGTCGGGACATCGAGCTCTACCTGCGTGCCATGAAGGAATATTCGGGTCCGACCGGTTGGGCGCAGGTGCGGCGGACCGGCACGTATATGACGCACGAGCAGTGGGTGGCGTTCATCGGCGAGTACCACGAGCTCGTCATGCGCTATGCCACGCAGCGGGCGGACGCACCCGAGGGGGCACGGGCGATGAACATCCGCTTCTTCGCCGTTCCGGAAGATCCGGCCTGA
- a CDS encoding serine hydrolase domain-containing protein codes for MRTIEVNGSVAPGYEAVREEFGAVVAAENGESGSQLAVFVSGRQVVDLWSGAEVTGETLTGVLSSTKGAATLVIALLVQDGVFDVDRPVADYWPEFGTAGKSGITIRHVLTHRSGMVGVDGGFDIAELADDRLIAKRVVAQRPYFRPGAAQAYASFVTFAIIGEAVRRHTGRTIQELFEERIRMPYGLDVYLGLPAALSGRYLPVLPWLATPEQEAAFAANSPNSQGIAGISYNLDAVGFAPSDVLELPNHPAVRSGGPASMGAVASARGLARMYAAATSGIDGRPALLTPDTLAAFAAFQSVGHDLVRGDRTPYALGFEAKGLMYPFLSANAFGHAGAAGSEAFADPRADLAYGYTRRRAAFGFAGQENERLAATVHRAVIR; via the coding sequence ATGCGAACCATCGAGGTGAACGGGAGTGTCGCACCGGGTTACGAGGCTGTGCGGGAGGAATTCGGGGCCGTTGTCGCGGCGGAGAACGGTGAATCCGGTTCTCAACTGGCTGTTTTCGTGTCCGGAAGGCAGGTGGTCGACCTCTGGTCCGGCGCCGAGGTCACTGGTGAGACGTTGACCGGTGTCCTGTCCTCGACGAAGGGCGCGGCAACGCTCGTGATCGCACTACTGGTGCAGGACGGTGTATTCGACGTGGACCGTCCGGTCGCCGACTATTGGCCGGAATTCGGTACCGCTGGCAAATCCGGTATCACCATCCGTCACGTACTGACCCACCGATCCGGAATGGTCGGCGTGGACGGCGGATTCGACATCGCCGAACTCGCCGACGATCGGCTGATCGCGAAACGGGTTGTGGCGCAACGTCCATACTTTCGGCCCGGTGCGGCGCAGGCCTACGCGAGCTTCGTGACGTTCGCGATCATCGGCGAGGCGGTGCGCCGCCACACCGGACGGACTATCCAAGAACTGTTCGAGGAACGGATCCGCATGCCGTACGGGCTGGATGTGTATCTGGGATTACCCGCGGCGCTGTCGGGTCGGTACCTCCCGGTACTGCCGTGGCTGGCCACGCCTGAGCAGGAGGCAGCCTTCGCCGCGAATTCGCCCAACTCGCAAGGCATCGCGGGCATTTCGTACAACCTCGACGCGGTCGGATTCGCGCCGTCGGACGTGCTGGAGTTGCCGAATCATCCAGCGGTCCGCTCCGGCGGCCCGGCCTCGATGGGCGCGGTCGCCAGCGCCAGGGGGCTGGCCCGAATGTATGCCGCCGCGACATCCGGAATCGACGGTCGCCCAGCACTTTTGACGCCGGATACGCTGGCCGCCTTCGCCGCGTTCCAAAGCGTCGGCCACGACCTCGTGCGTGGTGACCGGACGCCATATGCGCTCGGCTTCGAGGCCAAGGGGCTGATGTATCCATTCCTGAGCGCGAATGCGTTCGGCCATGCCGGCGCCGCCGGTTCGGAGGCCTTCGCCGATCCGCGAGCAGATCTGGCTTATGGCTATACCCGGCGGCGCGCCGCCTTTGGGTTCGCGGGTCAGGAGAACGAGCGCTTGGCGGCGACGGTGCATCGCGCCGTCATTCGCTGA
- a CDS encoding DoxX family protein, producing the protein MNLCTTSRTARLAYLGATGVLLAESTVGSYWDLARISYVRDVFERLEYPVYLATILGVAKAAAVAAIVTPGFPKAEEWAYAGLTFVYAGAAASHIAVRDEPKAWLGPLGFAGLSLVSWALRPASGRRNPLVPIRHA; encoded by the coding sequence ATGAACCTGTGCACCACCTCCCGGACCGCTCGCCTGGCCTACCTCGGGGCCACCGGCGTTCTGCTCGCCGAATCCACGGTCGGGTCCTACTGGGACCTGGCCCGAATCTCTTATGTGCGTGACGTTTTCGAGCGGCTCGAGTATCCGGTGTATCTCGCGACCATCCTCGGGGTCGCCAAGGCAGCCGCGGTGGCCGCGATCGTGACGCCGGGCTTCCCGAAGGCCGAGGAATGGGCCTATGCCGGGCTCACCTTCGTCTACGCGGGTGCCGCCGCTTCGCACATAGCGGTGCGGGACGAGCCGAAGGCATGGCTCGGCCCGCTCGGTTTCGCGGGTCTGAGTCTCGTGTCCTGGGCTTTGCGGCCCGCGTCGGGCCGCCGCAATCCGCTCGTACCCATCCGGCACGCCTGA
- a CDS encoding sigma-70 family RNA polymerase sigma factor — protein MLDDNVLADRFEAHRPHLTAVAYRMLGALGEADDAVQETWLRLARSEVSGIENLGGWLTTAVGRICLDMLRTRKSRREEGFTDHLPDPIVTPESAELPEQQALLADSIGIALLVVLDTLNPAERVTFVLHDMFAVPFEQIGPIIGKSTTAVRMAASRARRRVQGRAPRADTDPRRQRRAVDAFLAAARNGELSELLAVLDPDVVLRADGGSAFGGGMLVLRGAAAVGEHLSVFQRSAHAAISHPVLVNGLAGLLNTMHGQAVSVISCTVRDGRIATIEVLADRERLRELELPARADH, from the coding sequence ATGTTGGACGACAACGTGCTGGCCGACCGATTCGAGGCGCATCGACCGCATCTGACCGCGGTCGCGTATCGAATGCTGGGGGCGCTGGGTGAGGCCGACGACGCGGTGCAGGAGACCTGGCTGCGGCTGGCCCGCTCAGAGGTGTCCGGAATCGAGAATCTGGGCGGCTGGCTGACCACCGCCGTCGGCCGGATCTGCCTGGATATGCTGCGGACGCGCAAGTCGCGCCGCGAGGAGGGCTTCACCGACCATCTGCCCGACCCGATCGTCACCCCCGAATCCGCTGAGTTACCGGAACAGCAAGCGTTACTTGCCGATTCGATCGGGATTGCGCTGCTCGTCGTGCTCGACACCCTGAATCCGGCCGAACGAGTGACCTTCGTACTGCACGACATGTTCGCGGTGCCGTTCGAGCAGATCGGCCCGATCATCGGCAAATCCACGACGGCGGTGCGGATGGCGGCCAGCCGCGCACGGCGCCGGGTGCAGGGCCGGGCGCCGCGAGCCGATACCGATCCGCGACGTCAGCGACGCGCGGTGGACGCGTTCCTGGCGGCCGCGCGCAATGGCGAATTATCTGAGTTGCTGGCGGTTCTCGACCCGGACGTGGTGTTGCGCGCCGATGGTGGATCGGCATTCGGCGGCGGAATGCTGGTGCTGCGCGGCGCGGCCGCGGTGGGCGAACACCTCTCGGTGTTCCAACGGTCGGCACACGCGGCAATATCGCACCCGGTTCTGGTCAATGGTCTGGCCGGACTGCTGAATACCATGCATGGACAGGCAGTTTCGGTGATCTCGTGCACAGTGCGCGACGGCCGGATCGCGACCATCGAGGTACTCGCCGACCGGGAACGCCTGCGCGAACTGGAATTACCGGCTCGCGCCGACCACTGA